A single window of Luteipulveratus halotolerans DNA harbors:
- the cmk gene encoding (d)CMP kinase produces MTTTPAPDQLVIAIDGPSGSGKSSVSRAVARALGVGFLDTGSMYRALTWWCLEQGTDLSDVAAVAQASRDLPLQIGTDPDAPTTAVGGHNVDAAIRESRISEAVSQVATNLDVRADMLQRQRALIADTAARTGGVVAEGRDITTVVAPDADVRVLLTASEEARLARRSKELHGDAGSASVEATRAQVVQRDARDSTVSQFTVAADGVTTVDTSDLDFDQSVAAVLDVVAARGERV; encoded by the coding sequence GTGACGACGACACCTGCACCCGACCAGCTCGTGATCGCCATCGACGGACCTTCGGGCTCGGGGAAGTCGTCCGTGTCGCGGGCGGTCGCCCGTGCGCTCGGCGTCGGCTTCCTCGACACCGGCTCGATGTACCGCGCGCTCACCTGGTGGTGCCTCGAGCAGGGCACCGACCTGTCCGATGTCGCTGCCGTCGCTCAGGCCTCGCGCGACCTCCCGCTGCAGATCGGCACCGACCCCGACGCGCCGACCACCGCCGTCGGTGGTCACAACGTCGACGCCGCCATCCGCGAGAGCCGCATCTCCGAGGCGGTCTCGCAGGTCGCCACCAACCTCGACGTGCGCGCCGACATGCTCCAGCGCCAGCGCGCGCTCATCGCCGACACCGCGGCGCGCACGGGCGGCGTCGTGGCCGAGGGTCGCGACATCACGACCGTCGTCGCACCCGACGCCGACGTCCGCGTGCTGCTCACCGCGTCGGAGGAGGCACGGCTCGCCCGGCGCTCCAAGGAGCTGCACGGCGATGCCGGCTCGGCGTCGGTCGAAGCGACGCGCGCCCAGGTGGTCCAGCGTGACGCACGAGACTCGACGGTCTCCCAGTTCACGGTCGCCGCCGACGGTGTCACGACAGTCGACACCTCCGACCTCGACTTCGACCAGTCCGTGGCCGCGGTGCTCGACGTGGTGGCCGCCCGGGGCGAGCGTGTCTGA